Proteins from a single region of Belliella baltica DSM 15883:
- a CDS encoding branched-chain amino acid aminotransferase, producing the protein MNTTLTIDITKTSSSKLAQTNFDDLKFGQTISDHMFIADYENGEWGNFRIEPYAPLQLNPANATLHYGQSVFEGMKAYKNDAGETLLFRADANQKRLNESAKRMCIPELPENIFMEGLLQLLKIDSAWIPNRPGYSLYIRPFIFATDDYLGIRPSEKYKFMIFTCPVGHYYSKPVSVKVESKYTRAAEGGTGYAKAAGNYAGSLYPALLAQKEGYDQLLWTDGKSHQHIEESGTMNVMFIINDTLITAPTTTGTILKGITRDSVLTLAREMGVKVEERFLRVAELEDALKSHTLKEAFGTGTAATIAHISKIHISGNDYELPQKDETAFSNRVLKRLDDIKYGKIEDSHNWIIKL; encoded by the coding sequence ATGAACACAACCTTAACCATCGATATTACCAAAACATCATCATCTAAATTGGCACAAACTAATTTTGATGATTTGAAATTTGGTCAGACTATAAGCGATCACATGTTTATTGCTGATTATGAAAATGGAGAATGGGGGAATTTCCGAATTGAGCCCTACGCTCCTCTTCAGCTCAATCCTGCAAATGCAACTTTACATTATGGGCAGTCAGTTTTTGAAGGGATGAAAGCTTACAAAAATGATGCAGGAGAAACATTATTGTTTAGAGCAGATGCCAATCAAAAAAGATTAAATGAATCTGCCAAAAGAATGTGTATTCCCGAGCTGCCTGAAAATATTTTCATGGAAGGGCTTTTACAACTTTTGAAAATCGACAGTGCGTGGATTCCAAATAGACCTGGCTACTCACTGTATATCAGACCATTTATCTTTGCGACAGATGATTACCTTGGTATCAGACCATCTGAGAAATATAAATTTATGATCTTTACTTGTCCAGTTGGTCATTATTATTCCAAGCCTGTTTCTGTCAAAGTAGAAAGTAAATATACCAGAGCCGCAGAAGGTGGTACAGGTTATGCAAAAGCTGCTGGAAATTATGCAGGCTCTTTGTATCCTGCCCTTTTGGCTCAAAAAGAAGGATATGATCAGTTGCTTTGGACAGATGGGAAATCACATCAACATATTGAAGAAAGTGGTACCATGAATGTGATGTTCATCATTAATGACACACTGATTACTGCTCCGACGACTACTGGAACCATTTTGAAAGGAATTACTCGAGATAGTGTTTTGACTTTGGCTAGAGAAATGGGAGTTAAAGTTGAGGAAAGATTTCTTCGTGTTGCTGAACTTGAAGATGCCTTGAAAAGTCATACTTTGAAAGAAGCCTTTGGAACAGGAACTGCAGCAACGATTGCCCATATTTCTAAAATTCACATCAGTGGAAATGACTATGAATTGCCACAAAAAGATGAAACTGCTTTTAGTAACCGTGTGCTAAAGAGGCTCGATGACATCAAATATGGCAAAATAGAAGATTCACATAATTGGATCATTAAACTGTAA
- a CDS encoding cob(I)yrinic acid a,c-diamide adenosyltransferase yields MKIYTKTGDTGKTSLLGGKRVSKGHLKIDAYGTVDELNSFIGLLRDQEVNSSRIGFLKEVQDRLFTIGATLATEVGKENIKKPDIQEEDLLLMENEIDQMEEKLPPLKNFILPGGHQSVSFCHLARTVCRRTERCVIDLMELEPVDEIIVRYLNRLSDYLFVLGRLMAIELGVEEVTWKPRS; encoded by the coding sequence ATGAAGATTTACACAAAAACTGGTGATACAGGAAAAACCTCCTTATTAGGGGGTAAGCGTGTCTCAAAAGGTCACCTTAAGATAGATGCATACGGAACAGTGGACGAGTTAAATTCTTTTATAGGGTTACTCAGAGATCAGGAGGTAAACAGCTCCAGAATTGGTTTTTTGAAGGAAGTTCAGGATAGACTTTTTACTATTGGAGCTACTTTAGCGACAGAAGTTGGAAAAGAAAATATCAAAAAGCCTGATATCCAAGAAGAGGATTTGCTTTTGATGGAAAATGAAATTGACCAAATGGAAGAAAAGTTACCTCCACTAAAAAATTTCATCCTTCCAGGTGGACATCAATCAGTTTCATTTTGTCATTTAGCAAGAACAGTTTGTCGCAGAACCGAGCGCTGTGTCATTGATTTGATGGAATTAGAACCAGTCGATGAAATAATTGTAAGATATTTAAATAGACTTTCGGATTATCTTTTTGTCCTAGGTCGCCTAATGGCTATCGAATTGGGCGTAGAAGAAGTTACTTGGAAACCAAGATCATAA
- a CDS encoding ABC transporter ATP-binding protein codes for MKKIIETNDIQKTYRMGAEEVRALKSVSISVNKGEYVAFMGPSGSGKSTLMNIIGCLDTPSAGTYILNDKDVSDMSENELAEIRNKEIGFVFQTFNLLPRATCLENVALPLIYAGYNKSDREDKAFLALKNVGLADRVHHKPNELSGGQRQRVAIARALVNDPSIILADEPTGNLDTKTSYSIMELFHELHQKGNTIIMVTHEDDIAHYAHRVIRLRDGLVESDEINTNPTRAVAVELDE; via the coding sequence ATGAAAAAAATAATAGAAACCAACGATATTCAGAAGACTTATAGAATGGGTGCAGAGGAAGTGAGGGCCTTGAAGTCTGTATCGATTTCAGTTAATAAAGGTGAATATGTGGCATTTATGGGACCTTCAGGCTCTGGTAAATCTACTTTGATGAATATCATTGGTTGCTTAGATACACCTTCGGCAGGTACTTACATTTTGAATGATAAAGATGTCAGTGACATGTCTGAAAACGAACTTGCAGAGATCCGAAATAAAGAAATTGGTTTCGTATTCCAAACATTTAATCTCCTACCAAGAGCGACTTGTCTTGAAAACGTAGCTTTACCTTTGATCTATGCAGGCTACAACAAATCAGATCGTGAAGACAAGGCTTTTTTAGCATTGAAAAATGTCGGTTTGGCTGATCGAGTTCACCATAAACCAAATGAACTTTCTGGTGGTCAAAGACAAAGGGTGGCTATTGCCAGAGCATTGGTTAATGACCCAAGTATAATTTTGGCAGATGAACCAACTGGAAATTTGGACACCAAAACCTCATATAGTATCATGGAGCTCTTTCATGAATTACATCAAAAAGGCAATACCATTATCATGGTTACTCACGAAGATGATATCGCTCATTATGCACATAGAGTCATCAGACTTCGAGATGGTTTAGTAGAATCTGACGAAATAAATACCAACCCTACCAGAGCCGTAGCTGTAGAATTAGACGAGTAA
- a CDS encoding tetratricopeptide repeat protein, whose protein sequence is MIAILGGLFLLLSLFFWQEASMPVLPGVFAEEISVPLQFFKLGTELINIEVNNFLLFQNFESLPPILDSKFSLIYGALIVSLLGFGLTLLSTLKKMYFIGSTAGVIFFFTFTVINGLNISGLSTNYPLIILLVGTIIPLVFIHFFKTHWDLSKRILVILPSFILTLIVLLYFAKVNSAQLFLSENITLPVAFLAVLFMFHIGHAVVSSSSIFLIKLNQGLKLKISWHITILSILYFFLVLFTLLSIMGEVNLPFPTLPPSLLFLVSGIFGYFVLEYKISQTEQIFDHHLVGKSFYLIGFAMTSWTWGKAIYTFNEPLIEFFNHTFLYGQIALTLLFFAYLLTNFSSILNSGGALEKVIFKPQHFAYFHMRIGATMLVVILIIFANGVIATQLTAASANLYADYNYQIGNLRNARILYENSWMEYFKNDRAKNTVAHIYLEENQNSSALRHLEESFDYAPNVPNILLISSMLHKSDKILEAIFYLEKGLEYYPNDPKLLNNLALLYSKINKPDQAIAALENISTSKEIKISNTIALSIKHNLTVPENMNLGVDKITKINQLALANKLGNFADFTLDTKNLPEQFVIKSSLLRNQWTNQAVSDFEIDLGIIDSLVKQNQTAYEERNYWETKVIRSHQGNEIDETLKYLSGSTFSFPNHAAAYHVMAGEILASQLDFEKAAIDFKIAAADGYKEFKPFHLAILYFSGKIEEALALKEKQQVNFPSWMEWDENGALIQNQQVKYYQILKTFHQSISSKIIKSLSELTDSELKSELAFFVMIHKAHSLKKDDFESLEQILTNGDNAVWTKEEFEELTLALLEGKSDIKSDKVSRIIKPNLSLIRNSYLTPLVMQAVQKEEDSLKKYEILQEAIQFNKDPILWMAFVKESRINGLGNYGTKAVEEMAAWLSNEELEKLMMENL, encoded by the coding sequence TTGATAGCAATATTGGGGGGGCTTTTCCTCTTGCTTAGTTTATTTTTTTGGCAGGAAGCATCGATGCCTGTTTTACCTGGTGTATTTGCAGAAGAAATCTCTGTTCCTCTTCAATTTTTCAAGTTAGGAACTGAGTTGATCAATATTGAAGTTAATAATTTTCTTCTGTTCCAAAATTTCGAATCCCTCCCCCCTATTTTAGATAGTAAATTCAGTCTGATCTATGGTGCTTTAATTGTATCTTTACTCGGTTTTGGATTAACATTATTGAGTACATTAAAAAAAATGTATTTCATTGGGAGCACTGCGGGAGTAATTTTCTTTTTCACTTTCACAGTAATAAATGGACTTAATATCAGTGGCCTTTCTACTAATTATCCTTTGATCATTTTATTAGTTGGCACAATAATTCCCTTAGTTTTTATTCATTTTTTTAAAACCCACTGGGATTTATCAAAAAGGATTTTAGTAATTTTACCCAGTTTTATACTTACGCTGATAGTTTTATTATACTTTGCTAAAGTAAATAGCGCACAATTATTTTTATCTGAAAACATCACACTTCCAGTTGCCTTTTTGGCTGTTTTGTTTATGTTTCACATTGGGCATGCTGTCGTGTCAAGCAGCAGCATTTTCTTGATAAAACTTAATCAAGGCCTAAAACTTAAAATCAGTTGGCACATTACTATCCTTTCGATTCTGTATTTCTTTTTGGTTCTTTTCACTCTTTTATCAATTATGGGAGAAGTGAATCTCCCCTTTCCTACTTTGCCACCGTCTCTTTTATTTTTAGTATCTGGTATATTTGGATATTTTGTATTAGAATACAAAATCAGTCAAACAGAGCAAATTTTTGATCATCATCTTGTAGGAAAATCTTTTTATCTAATCGGTTTTGCCATGACTTCATGGACTTGGGGAAAAGCCATTTACACCTTTAATGAACCCTTGATTGAGTTTTTCAATCACACTTTTCTGTATGGGCAGATTGCTTTGACATTGCTTTTTTTCGCATATCTATTAACAAACTTTTCAAGTATTTTAAATTCAGGCGGAGCTTTGGAGAAAGTAATCTTTAAACCACAGCATTTCGCCTATTTTCACATGCGGATCGGCGCCACCATGCTAGTGGTCATTTTAATCATCTTCGCCAATGGTGTAATTGCAACCCAACTTACAGCTGCATCAGCCAATTTGTACGCCGATTATAATTATCAAATTGGGAATTTGAGAAATGCCCGCATTCTTTATGAAAATTCTTGGATGGAATATTTTAAAAATGACAGGGCAAAAAATACAGTTGCTCATATTTATCTGGAAGAAAATCAAAATAGTAGCGCTTTGAGGCATTTGGAAGAGAGTTTTGACTATGCTCCAAATGTTCCCAATATTTTGCTGATAAGCTCAATGCTTCATAAATCTGATAAAATCTTAGAGGCGATTTTTTACCTAGAAAAAGGCTTAGAATATTATCCAAATGATCCAAAATTATTGAATAATCTAGCTTTGCTTTATTCTAAAATAAATAAACCTGACCAAGCAATTGCAGCATTGGAAAATATATCAACTTCTAAGGAAATTAAAATTTCTAATACAATAGCACTTTCTATCAAACATAACCTAACTGTTCCTGAGAACATGAATTTGGGAGTAGATAAGATCACAAAAATCAATCAGCTTGCTCTAGCAAATAAACTTGGGAATTTTGCTGATTTCACTTTAGATACTAAAAATCTTCCAGAGCAATTTGTTATCAAGTCTTCACTTTTGAGAAATCAATGGACAAATCAAGCAGTTTCAGATTTTGAAATTGATTTGGGAATCATAGATAGTCTAGTCAAACAAAATCAGACTGCATACGAGGAGCGAAATTATTGGGAAACAAAAGTGATTCGGTCGCATCAAGGAAATGAAATTGATGAGACCTTAAAATATCTCTCAGGATCAACTTTTTCCTTTCCCAATCATGCTGCAGCCTATCATGTGATGGCTGGAGAGATTCTAGCTAGTCAGCTGGATTTCGAAAAAGCAGCAATAGATTTCAAAATTGCAGCGGCGGATGGATACAAAGAGTTTAAACCTTTCCATTTGGCGATTTTATATTTTAGTGGAAAAATCGAAGAAGCTCTAGCACTAAAAGAAAAGCAGCAAGTCAACTTCCCAAGTTGGATGGAGTGGGATGAAAATGGAGCTTTGATTCAAAACCAACAAGTAAAATATTATCAAATCCTAAAAACATTTCATCAGAGCATATCAAGCAAAATCATAAAAAGTCTTTCTGAGTTAACTGACTCTGAGTTAAAATCAGAATTGGCATTTTTCGTTATGATTCATAAAGCACACAGCCTTAAGAAGGATGATTTTGAAAGTTTAGAACAAATCTTAACAAACGGTGATAATGCTGTTTGGACGAAAGAAGAATTTGAGGAATTAACTCTCGCCTTGCTTGAAGGAAAAAGTGATATAAAGTCAGACAAAGTAAGTCGAATTATCAAGCCAAATCTCTCTTTAATTAGAAATTCATACTTGACTCCACTCGTCATGCAGGCTGTTCAAAAAGAAGAGGATTCTTTAAAGAAATATGAAATTCTCCAAGAGGCCATTCAATTTAATAAAGATCCAATTCTTTGGATGGCTTTTGTAAAGGAAAGTAGGATCAATGGATTAGGGAACTATGGAACCAAAGCTGTAGAAGAAATGGCTGCATGGCTAAGCAACGAAGAGTTAGAAAAACTGATGATGGAAAACCTCTAA
- the gatC gene encoding Asp-tRNA(Asn)/Glu-tRNA(Gln) amidotransferase subunit GatC, with protein sequence MKIDINSLKKIAHLARLEFDEKSAEKMTQDMTQILDWVEQLNELDTDGVEPITTMSSEVNVLREDKVGEHLTHESGLKNAPQRDSDYFRVPKVME encoded by the coding sequence ATGAAAATTGATATCAACTCTCTTAAGAAAATCGCTCATCTAGCTCGACTGGAGTTTGACGAAAAAAGTGCTGAAAAAATGACTCAAGATATGACTCAAATTCTAGACTGGGTAGAGCAGCTTAACGAATTAGACACGGATGGAGTGGAACCAATTACGACCATGTCATCAGAAGTAAATGTCTTAAGAGAAGATAAAGTCGGTGAACACCTTACTCATGAAAGCGGCCTTAAAAATGCCCCACAGAGGGATTCTGATTATTTTAGAGTTCCAAAGGTAATGGAATAA